In the Granulosicoccus antarcticus IMCC3135 genome, ATGGTGACATGCGGCGAGTCAACGTCCCTGCGCTAGACCACGCAGCTGTGCAGGCCATGGTGTATGACATCATGAATGACAAGCAGCGAAAAGACTTTGAAGAGAAGATGGAGACGGATTTCTCGTTTGAAATCCCCGATACCGCGCGTTTTCGTGTCAACGCTTTCAATCAGAACCGAGGCTGCGGTGCGGTATTCCGGACGATCCCCTCCGAGGTGCTGACACTGGAACAACTGGGTGCTCCGAAGATCTTCCAGGAAATATCATCTTTGCCACGAGGTATTGTGCTGGTTACCGGTCCGACAGGCTCAGGCAAGTCGACCACTCTGGCGGCGATGATGGATTACAAGAATGATTCAGAATTGGGGCATATCCTGACCATTGAGGATCCGATTGAATTTGTTCATCAAAGCAAAAAGTGCCTGATTAATCAGCGCGAAGTACATCGAGATACCTTTGGCTTTTCCGAAGCTCTGCGCTCTGCACTTCGTGAAGATCCTGACGTTATTCTGGTTGGAGAAATGCGTGATATGGAAACCATCTCTCTGGCATTGACGGCGGCTGAAACCGGTCACCTGGTATTCGGTACCCTGCACACCAGTTCTGCAGCGAAGACCGTGGATCGAATCGTGGATGTGTTCCCGGCTGGTGAAAAACCGATGGTGCGCTCGATGTTGTCCGAATCGTTGAAGGCTGTCATATCGCAGACACTGTTGAAAAAGACCGGCGGCGGACGAATCGCTGCACATGAAATCATGATTGGTACGCCGGCGATTCGTAACCTGATTCGTGAAGACAAGGTGGCCCAGATGTATTCGGCTATCCAGACCGGCCAGTCACATGGTATGCAAACACTGGATCAGAACCTTAAAGAGCTGGTAAAGCGCGGGCAGGTGGATCTTGCCGAGGCTCGTAAAAAAGCTCAAAACCCCGACAGCTTGCAGTAGTCGGCCTGTCTGGATTCTAGTTCGACAACTAGCTTGTATAAGGGGGAATAGGGTATGGATTTGAAGGTCGCCAAGCGATTCATGGATGAGCTGTTAGTCAGTCTGCACAAGAAAGGCGGGTCTGATCTGTTCATCATCGCCGGAGCTCCGCCTTCGATGCGTATCCACGGCAAGGTAACTCCTGTCATGGAGAAGAAGCTGACCGCTGAACATACTCTGGCGCTGACGCAATGCCTCATGACCGACGCCGAGCGTGCGGATTTCAAGAAAACCAAGGAGTGCAATTTCGCCATTGCTCTGCCCAAGATTTCTCGATTTCGTGTCAACGCTCTGGTGCAGCGGGGCAGTGCGGGTCTGGTTGTGCGAATCATTCCTAACGAGATACCCAGCTTCGCCGACCTGCATATGCCCGATATTCTCACTCAGGTAGCCATGAGCAAGCGTGGTCTGGTCATTTTTGTGGGTGGTACCGGTTCGGGCAAGTCCACCAGTCTTGCGGCAATGATCGACTACCGGAATGAAAATTCCAACGGTCACATCATCACCATTGAGGATCCGGTGGAATTTGTGCATCACCACAAGGGTTGTATTGTCACCCAGCGTGAGGTCGGCACGGATACCGAGTCGTTTGAAATTGCTCTGAAGAACACATTGCGACAGGCACCCGATGTCATTCTCATCGGAGAAATACGCGATCAGAAGACGATGGAGCACGCCATTGCATTTGCCGAGACCGGGCATCTGTGTCTGGCCACCTTGCACGCGAACAATACCAATCAGGCGCTGGACAGAATCATCAACTTTTTCCCAGAAACCAGGCACAAGCAGTTATTGCTTGACCTGTCTTTGAATGTCAAGGCTTTCATTTCACAGCGCTTGTTGCCTACGCCCAGTGGTAAAGGGCGTCGAGCCGCGGTGGAAGTGCTACTCAATACGCCGTTGATGTCGGACATGATCATGAAAGGTGAAGTTCACGAGATCAAGGGCCTGATGAAGAAGAGTAAGGATCAGGGAATGCAGACCTTTGATCAGGCGCTGTTCGACCTGCTCGGTAAAAACGCCATCACTATCGAAGAGGCCATGCGTAATGCGGATTCGGTGAACGATCTGCGTCTGCGTATCAAGCTTGCTGGCGGCGGTTCATCAGAGGTGGATGACATGATCAGCAATTCGATGAGCCTGGAGGATGACGGTATGGATGATGCCTCCGGTGGCGGTGCGCGAAAAACCGGATAGCAATGTCGGCCGTTGCCAGGCAGCCTTTTTGTGCGGGGCTGCCTGTGTTCGCGATGACTGTCTGCCAAAGCACTACACTCAAGACGCGTTAGAATGCCAGCTCCTGAATTGGTCCGCCTGTGCTTTCTGATATGTCTCATCGCTCTTTATCCGCTCCTTCTATCGATACATTGACTGTCGAGGCCCTTGCACAGGCAAGGCAGCTCACAGGCATTGAAGGCGATGCACGCATTGTCGTGTCTCCCTACCGGTTCAATCCTCTGGGAGCACATATCGATCATCAGGGTGGGGCGGTGCTTGCCCGTTGCCTGAATCAATACACCATTCTGGTGTTCTGGCCGAGCGCTGACAGAAGCAGTACTGTGCATGCCTGTCTACAGCAAGGAGTCTGGCAAGACAGTCAGTTTGAACCCGAAGAGCTGGTGGAGGATCATGGTTGGGATGCCATGGCCAGAGCATCCGTTACGGCATTTGCCAATCATTCGCCCATGAGCCATGGCATCACAGCGGTGGTCACCGGGACCCTTGTCAGTGGTGGCTTGAGCTCATCTGCATCGGTTATTCTGGCCTATCTGAGTGCATTGGCCGAAGCCAATGACGTCTGCCTGAGTCCGGTCGAACTGGTGGAGCTGGCTCGCCAGGTGGAAAATGACTACCGGGGCCTTAATAACGGAATTCAGGATCAGATGTCGATCGCTTTCGGTGAGCGGGATCATCTGTCCATATTGAATGTTGAAGAGGTCAGTGCCGAGCTTGTCGCCGACCCTGATTCGATTTCCCAGGTCTGTTTTCTGATGTGCTATTCAGGTATTTCCCGAGACCTGGCAGGCTCTCCCTTCAACACGCGTGTTGCGCAATGTCTGGAGGCGGCGCGGTTGCTCAGCTCCGATGCCGCTTCTCTGGGAGAGGTTCCGCTTGCATTGCGTACCAAGGATGCGATCGAACAATTACCGTCGATACAGGCTCGTCGTGCCCGGCATGTCTATTCGGAGATGCAACGGGTGCGTGATGGTGCGCTTGCCTGGAAATCGGGTGACTGGCAAGCCTTCGGACAGATGATGAATATGTCTTGTCAGAGTTCAATCAATGATTATGAAAGCGGCAGCGAATGGCTGATTGCTCTGCATGAGATTGCTTCGCAGTTGGAGGGGGTTTACGGAAACCGCTTCAGTGGCGGAGGGTATGGAGGTTGTTTGTTCATGCTGGTAGATGTGGAGGCTGTCGAGCAGATCGCCGATACTCTGCTGGAGCGTTATCTGGCGCGATATCCTGAATTGCAGGGCGAAGCTCGCATCATGATTGCCGAGTCCGAGAGTACCGTCAGAATCGTCAGCCCGGATTCCCTAAATTCAACATCAGTTTCCCATGGACAATAACAACATGAGTCATGAAGTCGTGAAAAGGGCTGTGCTTCTGGCTGCGGGCCGGGGCAAACGTCTTCAGCCTCACACTGATATCACACCCAAACCACTGCTGATACATAAAGGCAAGCCGACACTGGACTACCTGCTGGACTCATTACTGCTTGCAGGTATTGAGGAGGTGGTGCTGGTTACTCACCATCTGCACGAGCAAGTAGAACACTACGCAGCGTTGCGTTCTGCCAATCACAAGCAGCAAGTACGGTGCGTTTACCAATCACATCTGTTCGGTACCGCACATGCATTGCAGGCGGTCATTGAATCAGCACCGGATATTGTGGCTGCACCCTTTGTGCTTAGTGCAACAGATTATCTGGTTCCACGCGAGTTCTTTGGTGATCTGCTGCAGTTTCATGGTTCGCACGCAGGCGAATGCAGCGTCAGTATGAAGGAGCTGGATGCTGCGGAGCTTGCCAGTCGTTCCAGTATCAGATTCAACGACGATCAATCGATTGCGGAAATAGTCGAAAAACCTGCAGCAGGTACAGCTCCCAGTTCTACAGGTGCGAATCTGACGTTTATATTACCGCCGGATATCATCCCTGATGTTCAAAATGTTCCGGTGTCGGAGCGTGGTGAACAGGAAGTTCAACACGCTATCAATGCCTGGATCAGTCGTGGCGGCCTGGCGTTTGGTCTGGTACAGGCAATTCCACCCGAATGGCAGCCATCATGACGTGCCATCACCAGGCGGCATCACTACTAGTGATGGCCTCGTAAACGCTGAGCCGCAGTTCGGGTGAACAGCTCTCCGCTGGCAAGCCACTTGTTCAAATGCCTGCCTGGGCGGCGGTGGCGATGTCCATGGTCTGATTGAAGCAGGGATTCCAGTGAATCACCGACCGTGCTGAATAGCTTGTCAGGTGCGTAGCTGGCCAGCCAGGCCTGGCGGGCTTCTTCACCACGATCGTGAGCCTCGTTGGCCAGAGAGCTCAGCAGACCGGGAATAGAGCTGACGCGGCGCTCCTCTACCTGAATGGCAAAGCTCCAGTCAGTCTCTGATGGCGGTGTCCATAGATCCGAGATGATCACCGGCACGCGACCGGCCTCCAGTGTTTCGTACAGTCGAATAGATGAGGTGCCGATGCCTCGCGGGCACAGAACAAACTGGCTGGATGAAATCGTACGGGCGTACTCCCGGCCACGAATCTTCATTTCAGTTTCGTCGCTATTCCAGACATTGAAGTCAGAGGTATCACGGACTAGCCCGTCCGGGTGCTTGAGCCGCATAATGGGGCGTCTGCAAGCATGGCTCATAGAGCCCATGAATGAGTACAGATAAGGTGTTTCACGATCCTCGGAGTAGACGTCGCTCACATAGGGGTTCGGTGAATACAAGTACGCACAGGCACGATGACGTGCGGTGTCGATATGTCGCTTGGACAGGCAGCAATACAGCCCTGGCAATATATCCCAGGGACGATCCATTTCGTTGTACATGAACACCTTGCCCGGGTAGCGTTCTACATGGGGGTGGTGCATCAGCTGACTGAAGAACAGATCATCGAACTGCGTGTTTTCAACGAACAGGATTGCGTCCGCTTCCTCAGCGTCAGCGCAGATCTGGTGTTTTCCTACGGTGTCCATGGGCGCATAGGCGCATAGTGCATCAAGACCGGTGTGCCTGTCGTAGGCGGAAGTTAGAAGGATTTTCATGTCAGGTCCAGGTGTAGTTCTGCTGCCTCATATGAAATTTATATCCATATTTGGCTAAGCTGTATATCGACGATACGCCCGTAAAATTCACTTAACAGGCATCTATTTGTCAAAATGACTGTGAGCAGCATCACTACTACTCGATAGTGTGAAGCCATCGAATTTTTTGCAGCTGACAATTTTCAGTATTAATTCATTGCTTGTGAGGTTCATCCCAAATGTGAATGGCAGGTGAATCAAAGCACTCTGCCAGAGCCTATTTCAATCCTGCCCGCGACATAATCAGAACACCTGAAACCTTTAGATTATCTTGCGAGTCGCGTATGCATCGTTGTCACTATTTGTTGTTTTGCTTGTCTTTGGCTCTGGGCACAGTGTCTTCCCAGGCGTTCGCCGCAACAATCAATGGTGAGCTGTTCAAGTGGCATCCTGTGGAAATCGATTTCACCGGGCCGCTTGCCAGCGAGGCAGATACATCACCCAATCCCTTTCTGGATTATCGTCTGACAGTTGAATTGACGAGCCCGTCAGGCAAGGTAACGAGGGTTCCGGGATATTTTGCCGGTGATGGACAGGGGCATGGTCGCGGGAATATCTGGCGTGCACGCTTTTCTGCGGATGAAGTTGGGCAGTGGCATTATCACGCGCTCATACATAGCGGTTCTGAAATCGCTCTCAGTCTATCGCTCGATGAGGGTCTGGAGATCGAGCTGACGGGCAGTAGCGGTGATATGCAGATTGCTCCGGCACCCTACGATGCGCCTGAATTCTTGCGACATGGCAGGCTGGAATACGTGGGCGAGCATTATCTGAAGTTTCGCGACGGACCCTATTGGATCAAAGGTGGCACGGACAGCCCGGAGAATCTCCTGGGTTTTAGCGGTATTGATGGCACGTTTGATCAAGGCGGTATAGATGAGCTGTTTTTGCACGACTACGCTGAACATCGCGGAGATTTTGTTGAAGGTGATCCTTTGTTCACACATTCGCAAACGGGCGCAGATAGCCGTGGTCTGATTGGTGCGCTCAATTATCTGGGAGCTCAAGGAGTCAATTCTGTCTTTTTTCTACCGATGAACCTGGGTGGCGATGGGCAGGATACCTATCCCTTTGTCGGGGCAAGCAAAGAGCGTTTTGATAAAACGCACTATGACATCAGTAAACTTCATCAGTGGAATCAAGTTCTGGCGCATGCCCAACGTCAGGGGATTGCGCTGAACATTGTGCTGAGCGAGACAGAAACTGCCAATGAGCAGTGGCTGGATGATGGGGCACTGGGCGTCGAACGCAAACTGTTCTTTCGAGAGCTGGTTGCTCGTTTCGGTTATCTGCTGGCTGCGAAGTGGAATCTGGGCGAGGAGAATGATTTTCCGCGGGTAGAGCTCGACAAGCATGCTGATTATCTGCAGGCATTGGATTGGAGTGGCAAACCGATTGCCGTACATACGCATATCAACCAGTTTTATCGCTACGGTGAGATCGTGGGCGACTCGCGCTATGGTGCCAGTTCGATTCAGTACGATGAGCAGTTTGCGGGGCAGTTTGTTGAGCAGTGGCGAACCAACTCGGCCAATGCTGGCCATCCCTGGGTGCTGGACATGGATGAAAATACCAATGGTCTGACACCCGAAAGCAATGCCGATCGACGTAAGCAGATTCTCTATGATGTACTTTTCAGTGGCGGCAATATCGAATGGTATTTTGGTTACCATCCACAGCCGATAGGCGGAGATATTGATGCGGGCGACTTTCGTCAAAGAGAGTCCATGTGGCAACAGATGAGATTTGCCCGGGAGATGATGCAGAACGAGCTGCCATTTTGGGAAATGGAGCCTGCTGACTGGCGTGTATCCGGAGACAGCGATGCCTATGGCGGTGCCGAGGTGTTCGCTTTGATGGGTGAAGCCTATGCCATTTATCTGCCTCAATCCACGGGTGCCGAAGTGCTCAACACGGGGAGCGTCAGTGGTCGGTTCGGGCTGCGTTGGTTTGATCCGAGAACCGGGGCGATGAGCAACGGTTCACAACAGTTGAGTGCCAGTGACAATCTTGCTCTGGGGTCTCCTCCTTACTCCATGGGCGAAGATTGGGTCGTGTTGATAAACCGCCTGGATCAGGCCATCGAGCAGGATGCGGTCTCGCAGAGCAGTAACGAGGCGCCAGTATTCAATGCATTGCCCGAACGCACAGTGTCCGTGGGTGAGTCTGTGTTGATTAAACTGACAGCCACCGATAGTGACGGTACTTTTCCTAGTGTAACCGTCGGTGCTTTGCCTGCTGGGATGAAGATAAACGGTCCGGGTAATGGCCTGCTGGAACTGATCTGGACAGTTCCGGGCGATGCTGCTGCCGAGTCTGTGGTTGAACTGATTGCCATTGATGCTCTGGATAGTTCACTGAGAAGCACGCAGCAACTGATCATTAATGTGCGTGGGGGTGAAGCGGGCCTTGCTGAGACAGGCAATCCACTTATAGAGAGTTCGCCGGATGCGACCCTTCGTGATCTTGCACCAGTCTTTGAAACAATACCCTTGCAACAACTGGAAGCAGGCCGTGTTCTGGCATTGCGAGTGATCGCCAAAGGCGCTGACGGTGCCCCTCCCGCACTAATGCTTATTGACGGCCCGGAAGGGGCAGCCTTTGTCGACAATGGTGATGGTACCCGAACCTTTACCTGGCAGACCCGAGCCAGTGATACAGGCAACCGCACAATTACGTTCATGGCTCGGGATCATGAATTGGCAAATCTGGTTTCAACACTGCAAGTTGAGGTGCAGATCACGCCTTGATTGAGCGGGCTGAAGCTGGCTTGAATCATGACGCGAACCCTAAGGCTGGTTGGGAAGATTGCCGATAGTTGAACATGAAACCCATATTGTATTTATTGACCAGCCTGATGCTGCTGGCTTCTGCACCTGTCAGTGCCGAGCAGTCTCAGGTTGAGGAATGGCAGTTGCTGCAAAGCACTGACGGTTCAAATCTGACTGCTCGTCATGAGGCGGCGGCCGTGGTGCTCGGCGATGATATCTACCTGATGGGAGGACGGGGCAATCGGCCTGTTGAGCGCTATTCCCTGATCACCGGGCAGTGGGAAAACCTGGGTCTTGCGCCTCTTGAGTTGCATCATGCACAGCCGGTTGTCATTGGTGATGACATCTATATTGCTGGTGCGTTTACCTGCTGTTATCCGCGTGAAACCAGCGTGGCAGAAATACATGTTCTGGACACTCTGACAAACACCTGGGATGTCGTCGGTAGCTTGCCGCCTGAGCGTGTGCGTGGCAGTACAGCTGCTGTCGTCTACTCAGGCAAACTGTATTTGCTGGGCGGTAATACACAGGGGCATGATGGTGGTGCCGTGGCGTGGTTCGACGAATATGATCCGGTTTCCGGTCAGTGGCGAATTCTGCCGGATGCACCCAACGCCCGCGATCATTTTTCTGCGGTAATGGCAGGCACCGAACTGGTCGCAGCATCCGGAAGGCAGACAACGCAACCCAATCCTGCAGCCAATCCTGTCTCGGTCGTGGACATCTATGATTTCCAGACGGGACAATGGCGCAGCGGTGCACCGATACCTACCGTTAGAGGTGGGGCTGTGGTGGCCGCTTATGGGGTGGATGTCATCGTGGCAGGTGGTGAAATCAATACCTCCGATCTGGCATTGAATGTTGTCGAGGCTTACGATCTGAGCAAGGACGCCTGGCGCAGCTTGCCGACCATGATCAGCGGTCGGCACGGTAGCGGCGGGGGCATCTCCGGCCAACAGATGTATATGCTGTCGGGAGCTAACCTTATTGGCGGTTCGACCGAAAGCGACGATTCTGAAACGCTGCAGCTGCATGAAATGATCGTAATTGAAGAACCCGTTGAACCCGTTGAACCCGTTGAACCCGTTGAACCCGTAGATCCCGTAGATCCCGTAGATCCGGATGTCGATGAAATTGAGCCCGAAGAGCAGGGTGAAGATTCAGACGGTGAGCCGGTTTCAAGCTCCGGCGGTGGAGGGGCTTTTGAGCTGTCTATGTTGCTGTCCTTGTCAGGACTCCTGCTTTTACGCAGGCAACGTCGAAAAGGCTCTTGCTTTGCCTGATCGGTCAGTTTAGGGTTGGCCCCTGATTCGGGCTAATGGAAATTCTTGACTGCTGTGTTGAAGACAATCAATCCGCTACTGAATGCCGATATTCTGTATGCCTTGGCCTCCATGGGGCATGGCGATTCAATTGTTCTGTGCGATGCCAACTTTCCAGGTGAGAGTGTCGCGCGCAAGACCTCTCTGGGACGCTTGTTACGTGTCGACGGTGCCAGCGTTGTTGAAGTCGCTGAGGCTGTACTCTCGCTGATGCCTCTGGATAATTTTATTGATGATGCTGCG is a window encoding:
- a CDS encoding type IV pilus twitching motility protein PilT; its protein translation is MDIAQLLTFSVKNGASDMHLSAGLPPMIRVDGDMRRVNVPALDHAAVQAMVYDIMNDKQRKDFEEKMETDFSFEIPDTARFRVNAFNQNRGCGAVFRTIPSEVLTLEQLGAPKIFQEISSLPRGIVLVTGPTGSGKSTTLAAMMDYKNDSELGHILTIEDPIEFVHQSKKCLINQREVHRDTFGFSEALRSALREDPDVILVGEMRDMETISLALTAAETGHLVFGTLHTSSAAKTVDRIVDVFPAGEKPMVRSMLSESLKAVISQTLLKKTGGGRIAAHEIMIGTPAIRNLIREDKVAQMYSAIQTGQSHGMQTLDQNLKELVKRGQVDLAEARKKAQNPDSLQ
- a CDS encoding PilT/PilU family type 4a pilus ATPase; protein product: MDLKVAKRFMDELLVSLHKKGGSDLFIIAGAPPSMRIHGKVTPVMEKKLTAEHTLALTQCLMTDAERADFKKTKECNFAIALPKISRFRVNALVQRGSAGLVVRIIPNEIPSFADLHMPDILTQVAMSKRGLVIFVGGTGSGKSTSLAAMIDYRNENSNGHIITIEDPVEFVHHHKGCIVTQREVGTDTESFEIALKNTLRQAPDVILIGEIRDQKTMEHAIAFAETGHLCLATLHANNTNQALDRIINFFPETRHKQLLLDLSLNVKAFISQRLLPTPSGKGRRAAVEVLLNTPLMSDMIMKGEVHEIKGLMKKSKDQGMQTFDQALFDLLGKNAITIEEAMRNADSVNDLRLRIKLAGGGSSEVDDMISNSMSLEDDGMDDASGGGARKTG
- a CDS encoding galactokinase, with protein sequence MSHRSLSAPSIDTLTVEALAQARQLTGIEGDARIVVSPYRFNPLGAHIDHQGGAVLARCLNQYTILVFWPSADRSSTVHACLQQGVWQDSQFEPEELVEDHGWDAMARASVTAFANHSPMSHGITAVVTGTLVSGGLSSSASVILAYLSALAEANDVCLSPVELVELARQVENDYRGLNNGIQDQMSIAFGERDHLSILNVEEVSAELVADPDSISQVCFLMCYSGISRDLAGSPFNTRVAQCLEAARLLSSDAASLGEVPLALRTKDAIEQLPSIQARRARHVYSEMQRVRDGALAWKSGDWQAFGQMMNMSCQSSINDYESGSEWLIALHEIASQLEGVYGNRFSGGGYGGCLFMLVDVEAVEQIADTLLERYLARYPELQGEARIMIAESESTVRIVSPDSLNSTSVSHGQ
- a CDS encoding sugar phosphate nucleotidyltransferase codes for the protein MDNNNMSHEVVKRAVLLAAGRGKRLQPHTDITPKPLLIHKGKPTLDYLLDSLLLAGIEEVVLVTHHLHEQVEHYAALRSANHKQQVRCVYQSHLFGTAHALQAVIESAPDIVAAPFVLSATDYLVPREFFGDLLQFHGSHAGECSVSMKELDAAELASRSSIRFNDDQSIAEIVEKPAAGTAPSSTGANLTFILPPDIIPDVQNVPVSERGEQEVQHAINAWISRGGLAFGLVQAIPPEWQPS
- a CDS encoding exostosin domain-containing protein, producing MKILLTSAYDRHTGLDALCAYAPMDTVGKHQICADAEEADAILFVENTQFDDLFFSQLMHHPHVERYPGKVFMYNEMDRPWDILPGLYCCLSKRHIDTARHRACAYLYSPNPYVSDVYSEDRETPYLYSFMGSMSHACRRPIMRLKHPDGLVRDTSDFNVWNSDETEMKIRGREYARTISSSQFVLCPRGIGTSSIRLYETLEAGRVPVIISDLWTPPSETDWSFAIQVEERRVSSIPGLLSSLANEAHDRGEEARQAWLASYAPDKLFSTVGDSLESLLQSDHGHRHRRPGRHLNKWLASGELFTRTAAQRLRGHH
- a CDS encoding DUF5060 domain-containing protein, whose amino-acid sequence is MSSQAFAATINGELFKWHPVEIDFTGPLASEADTSPNPFLDYRLTVELTSPSGKVTRVPGYFAGDGQGHGRGNIWRARFSADEVGQWHYHALIHSGSEIALSLSLDEGLEIELTGSSGDMQIAPAPYDAPEFLRHGRLEYVGEHYLKFRDGPYWIKGGTDSPENLLGFSGIDGTFDQGGIDELFLHDYAEHRGDFVEGDPLFTHSQTGADSRGLIGALNYLGAQGVNSVFFLPMNLGGDGQDTYPFVGASKERFDKTHYDISKLHQWNQVLAHAQRQGIALNIVLSETETANEQWLDDGALGVERKLFFRELVARFGYLLAAKWNLGEENDFPRVELDKHADYLQALDWSGKPIAVHTHINQFYRYGEIVGDSRYGASSIQYDEQFAGQFVEQWRTNSANAGHPWVLDMDENTNGLTPESNADRRKQILYDVLFSGGNIEWYFGYHPQPIGGDIDAGDFRQRESMWQQMRFAREMMQNELPFWEMEPADWRVSGDSDAYGGAEVFALMGEAYAIYLPQSTGAEVLNTGSVSGRFGLRWFDPRTGAMSNGSQQLSASDNLALGSPPYSMGEDWVVLINRLDQAIEQDAVSQSSNEAPVFNALPERTVSVGESVLIKLTATDSDGTFPSVTVGALPAGMKINGPGNGLLELIWTVPGDAAAESVVELIAIDALDSSLRSTQQLIINVRGGEAGLAETGNPLIESSPDATLRDLAPVFETIPLQQLEAGRVLALRVIAKGADGAPPALMLIDGPEGAAFVDNGDGTRTFTWQTRASDTGNRTITFMARDHELANLVSTLQVEVQITP
- a CDS encoding Kelch repeat-containing protein, with the translated sequence MKPILYLLTSLMLLASAPVSAEQSQVEEWQLLQSTDGSNLTARHEAAAVVLGDDIYLMGGRGNRPVERYSLITGQWENLGLAPLELHHAQPVVIGDDIYIAGAFTCCYPRETSVAEIHVLDTLTNTWDVVGSLPPERVRGSTAAVVYSGKLYLLGGNTQGHDGGAVAWFDEYDPVSGQWRILPDAPNARDHFSAVMAGTELVAASGRQTTQPNPAANPVSVVDIYDFQTGQWRSGAPIPTVRGGAVVAAYGVDVIVAGGEINTSDLALNVVEAYDLSKDAWRSLPTMISGRHGSGGGISGQQMYMLSGANLIGGSTESDDSETLQLHEMIVIEEPVEPVEPVEPVEPVDPVDPVDPDVDEIEPEEQGEDSDGEPVSSSGGGGAFELSMLLSLSGLLLLRRQRRKGSCFA
- a CDS encoding RbsD/FucU family protein is translated as MLKTINPLLNADILYALASMGHGDSIVLCDANFPGESVARKTSLGRLLRVDGASVVEVAEAVLSLMPLDNFIDDAAQCMEVVGAPDESPQVQREVQAVIDANENESFKLMPVERFAFYAKASSAYAVIASGERRFYGCFILTKGVLAPEA